TTTTATCATTGAAAGATCAATACTACAAGAGACTTTTTGGCTATCGGCGGCGAATGCCTGAGCATTTTTTCCAGTTTTATATTTGTGCTTTATACTCACTGGGTGTTAAAATATATATAGCTGCTATTGCTATAAGCCAGGCTCGGTTAGGCTATCAGCAGGGTTTCGCCAGGAGAGCTCAAGACCGGAGCTTATAGCAGCCGCAGCGACACTTTCATATTTCTCCTTTCATTCTGGCGAAACCTTGCTGATGGCAATTGAGCCGGAAATCGGCAGGTCTCAAGGTATTCCACTCACTCTTTCTTTTTTGCCTCGAAATCTGAAAACGCCCAATAACCGAGAATAACCAGGTTTATCGGAGAAATAACGGACAGTACCCCATAGAGGACAGGGTTTTTGCCATGTTTGGCAGCTATCTTGCCAAAGCATACCGCGATGTAGACAATAATAAGGAAAACGCCTATTCCCCCGAAGACGTGCATCGTGAATACCTCCTTCCGAAAGGTTCGTAAATTGTGTCCTGCTGCCTGGGTGATAATAGATAATTCGGCGAAATCGAATACTTGCTCATTATGCTCGCTCCAAATATACCTGGGAAAGTTCCCGGTGAGCAGAGCCGATATATGAACAGGAGGTTATACAAGAGAGGGATGGATCGGGACATGAATACGAGCGGACCCGGAAGAAGAATCAGGATTGGCTGCTCCGGATGGAGCTATCCTCACTGGAGGGGACGGTTTTATCCGGAAGGAATGAAGCAGGATGAGTGGTTTGCTTTTTATAGCTCTTCCTTCGACACTGTCGAAATTAACAACACCTTTTACCAATTGCCGCAAGAGGATGTTTTTCGCCGATGGGAGAAGCAAGCCAGTGGAGAATTCGTCTATGCTGTCAAGGTTAACCGCTATCTTACCCACGTGAAAAAGCTTCATAATGCCCGTGATCCCCTGGAGAAGTTCATTGCCCGTGTCCGACTGCTGGGAGGGAAACAGGGACCGCTTCTCTATCAGCTGCCACCCCGCTGGACAAAAAATTATCGAAGGCTGGAAAGCTTTCTCGATCTGTTGCCCGGGGATATGATTCATGTGTTCGAATTTCGGGACCAATCCTGGATGTCGGATGACATTTTCCATCTTCTGGATCAGCACGGATGCTCGTTCTGTATCCATGATATGCCCGGTTTGAGCTGCCCCCGCACGGTTGTGGGGCCGGTCTGCTATCTTCGCTTCCACGGGACTCAAGGGAAGTATCAGGGAGGATACTCCGAGCCCGCTCTGAAAGAGTGGGCTGCATGGATTGAAGAACAGGCAGGAGATGTCTACGCCTATTTTAACAACGATGCTCTGGCCCATGCTGTTTACGATGCCAGGCAACTGAAGGATTATCTCAAGAGCAGTCTGAGCCGATAAGGGCTAACCTGGAATAGTGGTAATATATGATTACATCTTGACTATACCTGGAAAATAATCTATTATGGAAAAATATTAAGATCGGGTTTCAAGATAAGCCCCAGGCTTGCCAGTACGCCGTCTGACTCAGAGAACAAGCAACGTTATCCGAGCGATATCCAGTTTTCAGCAGGTTAATCCTCGATACTCAAAACCTGGACCATCCCGGCTCCTGAACGCCTCGCTATCCCGGCTCCTGAACCTCTTCCCCTGTAACGGGCAAATAATACCACAAAAACCGCTGTAAATTCGAAGTATTACCAGAGGAAGACCATATTATATAATATTATATATTATGGTAATACAGATTTTATTTTATTGTACCGACAATTCATTATTATAACGTATTCAGGCGCGGGTGGCATTATTTTTCAGCATTGATCAATTGCCCGGCAGCTCAAAGAGGGGGAAGGCAAATGGGCATGGTAATTCGAATATTTCTGGGACTTGGTGTGCTTGGCAACATAGCATATTTTACA
The bacterium genome window above contains:
- a CDS encoding DUF72 domain-containing protein, which produces MNRRLYKRGMDRDMNTSGPGRRIRIGCSGWSYPHWRGRFYPEGMKQDEWFAFYSSSFDTVEINNTFYQLPQEDVFRRWEKQASGEFVYAVKVNRYLTHVKKLHNARDPLEKFIARVRLLGGKQGPLLYQLPPRWTKNYRRLESFLDLLPGDMIHVFEFRDQSWMSDDIFHLLDQHGCSFCIHDMPGLSCPRTVVGPVCYLRFHGTQGKYQGGYSEPALKEWAAWIEEQAGDVYAYFNNDALAHAVYDARQLKDYLKSSLSR